CTTCAAAGATTGACCTTTGTCCAAATAAAACGATAGGAAAGTACCCACTATGTAGCAATGCTTTAGAAGTAACAGACTGATACCTCAACTGGTGTAGTCTTTCTATCCTTAAGCAGTGTTTTACATAAAATACTAGTAGCTCCAATAAAATGCACTGTACAGTTTGTCCACGTTCCTGTCAAGAAGGTACAGCTAAAAttcattttacagctgaaattgCAAAATCCATGTGTAGTTCATAGAAAAAAAGATGTACATGATCACTCTGAACCTTGATTAGATTCACGGGAAGCTTCATTATAAATGACCTTCAAGCTTGGTGcatttttatgttgtaactgGAGTCTGCCACATTTTGGTCTGACCATGCTGGAATGGTCCCATTCCCCCTGTCTCAAGTAGCTCTGTGTACTCCACCAAGGCAGTCATGCTCAATGGTTCCCAAGAACTGGTATACTTAGAACCATTTGACACACCATGATCATCTTGCTGTTtacctgaaaaaataaaatctaaatcctcaacctttttgcatatgaaagaggacctatcagtgcaatttatgcactcTTTTAACTTGAttatggagacaaaactacattggttggattggcaagTGTACAGGCTTCACAAATagtataaatttatcagtcaacacagaataaagccttcagcatatgcttgaataaagaccttgcaaacaaatgaaaagtttgaagaattacattgaataaaaatgctGTAAGCATCTTTTAGCAATGTATCTGTtttgttatcattattatttatgttgaaGGTCTTAGACCTTCATAATTTGAATTATAAACTAAAAGTTAACAGTTAGTAAGGGAACATTTTCTTATATTGATTTTCATACCCGAAGAAGTTCTTTGTGTGGTGTCTTCAGAATGTGGACAGGAGGGTTTAAGAGCTTCATTCTCTGTTTTTCTGTCCTTTCGTAATTTGTGTGCTTCAGCCACTACATCACTGTCCTTCTCATACTTAAGAAACTTCAACTTAGGATATTCCAAGTACTGAGGCTTGCTCCTGCTAGAGAACAGTTCATCATCCAGTAGGCTCCCAGACGGTTCACCATGAATAGCCACATCTTGTGATTCTACCTTGTGTTGTCTTCCTGCCAGCCATCTTTTGTACTCTGGCTCAGACATTATctaacagaacaaaaaaaaaaaaaggaagaagaTATCAAAACTTGTAGGTTGAAGGATACTTAACATCATATTTAAGAGAAGATCTTCATACTGGGCTGACATATCTTTCAACCGCTGAGTGCATGCTAGTATTCGTATTTCTTTAATTATTCGATGTACTCTTTAAATTTCAACTGATTCATGCAATAATTTTATATTCAATTCTCTGTACTAAAGAACATATGAAACAGCTATTTCCCTTTAAGTATAAACATATATTCGCTTGGCTATTTGACTTTGAAATAACTCATCTGAGTCTTTCTCTAAACTTCCAATCAGCAGTCTGATCAGCTAGTACTTGGCATAACTGAGTAAGAAAACTATAAagtttaaagtcttaggtaaaAATAAGCTTAGAATTGGTGTTTACAAGACTGGGACCCATTCAACAAAGCACCttttgaaaatttgcaatttaacttaaatgtttaattttgggCCAATCTGAAGGTGTAATAAGTGTTATGTTAAGACAAATGGATACCCAGTTGAACTTCTATCCATTCAGGCTTTGCATCATACAGAGGTTTTGAAGTATTCAAAATTCCATTAGTGGAATTGGTCCCAGTCGCTGTATAAACAATGTAGTTATCAAAGGGCATGTGAGTTACAACACAATtctgtacaaatacaaatagCTCATGAGAAAAGAATGAATATGCTTCATACGCTGATATCTgtacaagggaggtaactcacagTGTCACTGTCCATCCACGAGGGCAGATAACGGTCAATGCTGTCCTCTCCATCCAGGTTGTTGAGGTCAGGAAATGGGTTATTGAAGGTCAATACTCGAGTCCGGTCAGCATTGGTCATAGATGACCGGTGCATCAGCTGAAGCTTATGTCTCAATGAGTAGGCCTGATGCAAAAGGGTCTTGTCCAAGAGACGAGGTAAATCTGGAACCTGCAAATGAAACCACTTTAGATTGAGGTGGTGAGTCCATAGTGTCACTTCTAAAACTGTGTTCACCCCTATATATGTTATCATAAGACCAATGTGCAATAATTTTAACTTCCAACACCAAAATCTAAGTATTGTGATGAGATTTAAAATTTCTGTCGAAAAGGCTTTGTGAAATTGGTCATTATCCTAAAAAAACTATTTGGATAGGTGGATGTCACAATGTGAAAGTTGTGACCCAGTCTGTAAACAGAAGCCTTAAATACAGTTTCATTCAGATAAGCACAAGACAGGAAAACAGCTTTTCACAGTTCAAGGTTTAGAAGTATTAACATagtatttgtgtacatacacCAAAGAACGTGCTAACATGTAAGCTAAGCATTATGATCATACCACCAATCAACAGACAAGTCAGACAAATACAATGTCAGCAGCTCCTGGCTCTCACAAATGAAAATCCCAAACTATCACACCTCAATACAATTCTCAGGCAGTTTTGCATaaagcaaattttaaaaaaaattaaatttaataacaTGCTCATAAATTGCTCAGTTAGACACATACATCCAAATCTGGTTAGTCTGTGATAAATTGATTTTCTAccacatgatatacatgtattaaagtccATAAACTTCACAAATCCCTTAGATACGTGAAACATCTGTTCACATATGAGTAACACACAATGAAAACGCCTCAAGGCCACAGGTTATTAGTAGAGTTACAACTATTGTTAGCATGGTTGTATAGTACCATAGCCAgaagaaatgaaacaaagtgTTTCCTTAATTTatcag
Above is a window of Liolophura sinensis isolate JHLJ2023 chromosome 7, CUHK_Ljap_v2, whole genome shotgun sequence DNA encoding:
- the LOC135470528 gene encoding uncharacterized protein LOC135470528 isoform X3 codes for the protein MSVRGQHQTIIKREALKASKHAREETLLNICRQSLDDDRRRYIAGRHSQANSRDQKAKSKSPDSSSPVSCANSIMQVMEQRRLGRKPEESVTTLPYQRHTLSPCLGEDEEDEKTDRVALAKGHTLPWHHAQLYRLYGDKANYFLYPKIEPKPQKQLHPKLRNPGGGGAEVLWAGLRNESMSRLRRYDRNVSKDLKSAFSAFVRQSLSKNKTLVKRNYCPTEDVPDLPRLLDKTLLHQAYSLRHKLQLMHRSSMTNADRTRVLTFNNPFPDLNNLDGEDSIDRYLPSWMDSDTIMSEPEYKRWLAGRQHKVESQDVAIHGEPSGSLLDDELFSSRSKPQYLEYPKLKFLKYEKDSDVVAEAHKLRKDRKTENEALKPSCPHSEDTTQRTSSGKQQDDHGVSNGSKYTSSWEPLSMTALVEYTELLETGGMGPFQHGQTKMWQTPVTT